From the Corythoichthys intestinalis isolate RoL2023-P3 chromosome 15, ASM3026506v1, whole genome shotgun sequence genome, one window contains:
- the LOC130931325 gene encoding creatine kinase, testis isozyme-like, giving the protein MSDTIEQVCQKMANLQLKGLTAEDEFPDLSQHNNHMAKFLNMDMYKTLRERTTPNGFTIDRVIQTGVDNPGHPFIMTVGCVAGDEESYEVFKELLDLVIEDRHGGYKPTDMHKTDLNPENLMGGDDLDPEYVLSSRVRTGRSVRGFCLPPLCRRGERRAVEKLSVEVLGSLTGDLQGKYYSLRDLSEAEQQQMIDDHLLFDKPVSPLLLASRMARDWPDARGIWHNEKKTFLVWVNEEDHLRVISMQKGGNLKEVFTRFCTGLTEIESLFKNKGFSFMWNEHLGYILTCPSNLGTGLRAGVHVKLPNMSGNPEFEEILKRLRLQKRGTGGVDTDAVDGVFDISNADRLGFSEVELVQMVVDGVKLLVEMEKKLAAGEPIDELMPNQK; this is encoded by the exons ATGTCAGACACTATTGAACAAGT CTGTCAAAAGATGGCCAACCTTCAGCTTAAGGGATTGACAGCAGAGGATGAGTTTCCGGATCTCAGTCAACACAACAACCACATGGCCAAGTTCTTAAACATGGACATGTACAAAACACTGAGGGAGCGGACCACCCCCAATGGCTTTACCATAGACCGAGTCATCCAGACAGGCGTGGATAATCCAG GTCACCCCTTTATCAtgactgtgggatgtgttgctgGAGATGAGGAGTCATATGAAGTCTTCAAAGAGCTGCTGGACCTCGTCATTGAGGACAGACATGGAGGTTACAAACCAACAGACATGCATAAGACTGACCTTAACCCAGAAAACCTCATG GGAGGCGACGACCTTGACCCAGAATATGTTTTGAGCTCCCGTGTCAGAACAGGCCGTAGCGTCCGCGGCTTCTGCCTACCGCCCCTCTGCAGGCGAGGAGAGAGACGTGCTGTTGAGAAGCTCTCCGTTGAAG TTCTGGGTTCACTTACTGGAGACCTGCAGGGGAAATATTATTCCTTGAGAGACCTGTCAGAAGCTGAGCAGCAGCAGATGATTGACGACCACCTGCTGTTTGACAAGCCAGTGTCCCCTCTGCTGCTGGCTTCAAGAATGGCTCGTGACTGGCCCGATGCTAGAGGCATATG GcataatgaaaaaaagacatttttggtGTGGGTGAACGAAGAGGACCATTTACGAGTGATCTCCATGCAAAAGGGTGGTAACTTGAAGGAAGTGTTTACTCGTTTCTGCACCGGACTCACAGAG attgaatCTTTGTTCAAAAACAAAGGGTTTTCTTTCATGTGGAATGAGCACCTTGGCTACATCCTGACTTGCCCATCCAACCTGGGAACTGGGCTACGTGCTGGTGTGCATGTGAAGTTACCAAACATGAGCGGTAATCCCGAGTTTGAAGAAATCCTTAAAAGACTGAGGCTGCAGAAACGTGGCACGG GTGGTGTGGATACTGATGCCGTGGATGGTGTCTttgacatctcaaatgctgatagactcGGCTTCTCTGAGGTGGAGCTGGTACAGATGGTCGTCGATGGTGTGAAGTTGCTGGTGGAGATGGAAAAGAAACTGGCGGCGGGTGAGCCCATTGATGAATTAATGCCCAACCAGAAGTAG